In one Pirellulales bacterium genomic region, the following are encoded:
- a CDS encoding serine/threonine-protein kinase encodes MANADLLIDILSDLEQRSALDTQSSIDELLASDSELQAQLARDPELASEVRRALAALRDLDSYLGRHAAADKQALPTIPGYTIESELGFGGMGTVYKAQQESLKRTVAVKVIWKHGLRSHLYDKRVRAEAEMVARLEHPHIVQIYETGETPTAHFLVLEYLSAGNLADRLDGRPQPERFSAEIVYTIARTVEYAHSRGIIHRDLKPSNILQATDGSLKIADFGLAKMQDVDSNLTASGEALGTPGYMAPEQTRGKYSERTDVYSLGAILYELLTGRPPFSGETAAETLVQVQTNEPIAPRLIRSRLSPDLEAICLKCLEKDPARRYASAHELADDLDRFTAGRPTIARLMSSPQKLVRLAQRQPLAAGLIAGILLLLLAVTAISTVSAIWINRARREAENIAQRESEARAEANELRLQAEQHVRDLEVRDRRLRREVYTANIQRAFELNSLSDWNAARSIVREFPPENEDDVRGFEWYFLKHELSRPGETELNPPGGPCFYVCYSPDGRLILAGTEQGFVTIWDAVTLVQVHCWKAHDSCVNMICFSPDGQLIVTTSCDKTARFWHASDWQPAGEPMRREQPIFRCAFTPDGNRLITTTDIRKSPRGTVPEITVWDVSTRSPVTSRTALPGHIIDMELGLEGQRIVTMNINSHIQEWSLEGSTLTEVQHNLLPDPDHGGFAALAMAPDQRTIIYSSVPNRVEIADLITHKTRHWPGVNVIAHCLNVSPDGRYVAVGDRGANAWIRQMEDGSLIETLRNVGNTHALCFSPDCKRLVAATQQGRVLVNTLDHPARSGRKFPVRNAIGWQTKDFRGDARLNAAGTRLWHKGPQGLVADEPATGLVLKMFENCVPGKIQDWEISPDELSAVVTIEGTAQNHYFLLRREPDSEQERIVAEFDSQLTPRFNARSSCIAAYVTGKLSMRDATDGSELRTYSLLDKTTSPPQEYRGRLRWFDGGNEMLVPLVPNAMRCDLSTGEWAKLGPLQVRADIAESGTWLVDSDANRRVVVRDGVTGTAISDLGVLGSFPDLSPDGQRIVFVANRTVRILDIETGKEVFTFIADEDLYCAKFSGDGLRLVLIGLADVGGNAKTWTLFADSPDDSNVSAE; translated from the coding sequence ATGGCCAACGCCGATTTGTTGATTGATATTCTGTCGGACTTGGAGCAGCGGAGCGCGCTCGACACGCAATCGTCGATCGACGAGCTCTTGGCCAGTGACAGCGAATTGCAAGCGCAATTGGCACGCGACCCAGAACTCGCCAGCGAAGTGCGTCGCGCCTTGGCCGCGCTACGGGATCTGGACAGCTATCTCGGGCGGCATGCCGCCGCAGACAAGCAAGCCTTGCCCACGATACCCGGCTATACGATCGAGTCGGAGCTCGGCTTCGGCGGGATGGGCACGGTCTACAAAGCGCAACAAGAGAGCCTGAAGCGGACGGTGGCCGTCAAGGTCATCTGGAAGCATGGCCTGCGTTCGCATCTGTACGACAAGCGCGTGCGCGCAGAAGCCGAGATGGTCGCCCGGCTCGAACATCCGCACATCGTGCAAATCTACGAAACAGGCGAAACGCCGACGGCCCACTTCCTGGTGCTCGAATACCTGAGCGCCGGCAACCTCGCCGACCGGCTGGATGGTCGCCCTCAGCCGGAGCGCTTCAGCGCGGAAATCGTGTACACGATCGCGCGCACGGTGGAATATGCGCACAGCCGCGGGATCATTCATCGCGACTTGAAGCCCTCGAACATTCTACAAGCCACGGACGGCTCGCTAAAGATCGCCGACTTCGGCCTGGCCAAGATGCAGGATGTCGACTCGAACCTGACCGCGTCGGGCGAGGCGCTGGGGACACCCGGCTATATGGCCCCGGAGCAAACGCGCGGAAAGTATTCAGAACGCACGGACGTTTATTCTCTAGGAGCGATCCTTTACGAGTTACTCACGGGCCGCCCTCCGTTCTCGGGCGAAACCGCGGCCGAAACGCTCGTGCAAGTACAAACCAACGAGCCGATCGCGCCACGCTTGATTCGCAGCAGGCTGTCGCCGGACCTGGAAGCGATTTGTTTAAAATGCTTGGAGAAGGATCCCGCACGGCGTTACGCCTCGGCACATGAACTGGCGGATGATCTAGATCGCTTCACAGCGGGCAGGCCGACCATCGCGCGCCTCATGTCGAGCCCGCAAAAGCTAGTGCGATTGGCACAGCGCCAGCCGCTGGCCGCGGGCCTGATTGCCGGCATTCTCTTACTGTTATTGGCTGTGACTGCGATCTCGACGGTTTCCGCGATATGGATTAACCGCGCCCGGCGCGAGGCCGAGAATATCGCCCAGCGCGAGAGTGAAGCCCGCGCCGAGGCGAACGAACTACGGTTGCAGGCTGAGCAGCACGTACGCGACCTAGAGGTGCGCGACCGCAGGTTGCGACGCGAGGTCTACACCGCCAATATCCAGCGCGCTTTCGAATTAAACAGCCTCAGCGACTGGAACGCCGCGAGGTCGATCGTTCGCGAATTTCCACCGGAAAACGAAGATGACGTTCGTGGCTTCGAGTGGTATTTCTTGAAGCACGAATTGAGTCGGCCGGGCGAGACGGAATTAAATCCGCCAGGTGGACCTTGTTTCTATGTTTGCTATTCACCTGACGGTCGCTTGATTCTGGCAGGAACAGAGCAGGGCTTTGTCACGATCTGGGATGCGGTGACGTTAGTCCAGGTCCATTGCTGGAAAGCTCATGACAGCTGCGTAAATATGATTTGCTTTTCTCCCGACGGTCAATTGATTGTCACGACGAGTTGCGACAAGACCGCGCGGTTTTGGCATGCCTCGGATTGGCAGCCGGCCGGCGAGCCGATGCGGCGCGAACAGCCGATATTCCGCTGCGCATTTACGCCCGACGGCAATCGCTTGATCACGACCACAGATATTCGGAAGTCGCCGCGCGGGACTGTGCCCGAAATCACAGTCTGGGACGTCAGCACCCGTTCCCCCGTAACCAGCCGTACCGCATTGCCAGGCCATATCATCGATATGGAACTCGGCCTGGAAGGGCAGCGAATCGTAACGATGAACATTAATAGCCATATCCAGGAATGGAGCCTCGAGGGAAGCACTCTTACGGAAGTGCAGCACAATCTGCTGCCGGATCCTGACCACGGCGGGTTCGCTGCTTTGGCGATGGCGCCGGATCAAAGAACGATCATTTATAGTTCGGTGCCAAACCGAGTCGAAATCGCCGACCTTATAACGCATAAGACCAGGCACTGGCCGGGCGTGAATGTCATCGCGCACTGCCTTAATGTGTCTCCAGACGGTCGCTATGTGGCAGTGGGTGATAGGGGGGCAAATGCATGGATTCGACAAATGGAAGACGGCTCGCTTATCGAGACGCTGCGAAACGTCGGCAATACTCATGCATTATGTTTTTCGCCAGATTGCAAGCGATTGGTTGCCGCGACGCAACAGGGCAGGGTACTTGTTAATACACTCGACCATCCTGCCCGGTCAGGGCGCAAATTTCCCGTGCGAAATGCCATTGGTTGGCAGACGAAAGATTTCCGAGGCGACGCCCGACTGAATGCCGCCGGCACGCGTCTCTGGCACAAGGGCCCTCAAGGGCTTGTCGCGGACGAGCCCGCAACGGGCCTCGTTCTGAAGATGTTCGAGAATTGCGTGCCAGGCAAAATCCAAGACTGGGAAATCTCACCCGACGAGCTTTCGGCCGTTGTCACGATTGAAGGCACGGCGCAGAATCATTACTTCTTACTCCGCCGCGAGCCAGACAGCGAGCAGGAACGGATCGTCGCCGAGTTCGACAGCCAGTTAACGCCTCGCTTTAACGCCCGTTCGTCGTGCATCGCGGCGTACGTGACGGGAAAGCTTTCCATGCGCGACGCAACGGACGGCAGCGAGCTTCGCACTTACTCGCTCCTCGACAAGACGACCTCGCCACCGCAAGAGTATCGTGGGCGGCTGCGATGGTTCGACGGCGGGAATGAAATGCTCGTGCCACTGGTTCCGAACGCCATGAGGTGCGACCTCAGCACCGGCGAGTGGGCCAAGCTCGGCCCGCTGCAAGTCCGCGCCGATATCGCGGAGAGCGGAACATGGCTGGTCGATTCGGACGCTAATCGGCGCGTTGTCGTGCGCGATGGCGTCACCGGCACGGCCATTAGCGATCTCGGCGTACTGGGAAGCTTTCCCGATTTATCGCCCGATGGCCAACGGATTGTGTTCGTAGCTAACCGAACAGTCCGCATCTTAGACATTGAAACCGGAAAAGAAGTCTTTACTTTCATCGCCGACGAAGACCTTTATTGTGCGAAGTTTTCTGGCGACGGCCTGCGCCTCGTTTTGATTGGCCTCGCGGACGTAGGCGGCAACGCGAAGACTTGGACGTTGTTCGCCGATTCTCCGGATGACTCGAATGTCTCTGCAGAATAA
- a CDS encoding sugar phosphate isomerase/epimerase family protein: MIPTLFSVSYAGYWGQHKLDVISFLRKAAALGYQAVELGGKRPHLSPLDYRDRVQLDAIRAEADRLNLEIATIAGYTDFTAGRSTPDIPHVEMQVAYVGELARVAAALGAKIVRVFSGYSPNAESFQADWRKCIEGLREAADRAAEEGVTLGLQNHHDVGITVEAYEELLDEVDHPHLKAMFDPWSVALTDGDLRQSAERLAPRMVQTTLADYVRVERFAYDPAIINYRRLEPPALRAVPLGEGFLDLPVFFAGLRAGGFQGYVAYEMCSPLRGGGSEANLDAAAQKSLAHIRRLIDGSDGNNAR; this comes from the coding sequence TTGATTCCCACGCTCTTCTCGGTCAGTTACGCCGGCTATTGGGGGCAGCACAAGCTGGATGTCATTTCTTTTTTGCGCAAGGCGGCGGCGCTGGGCTATCAGGCCGTCGAGTTGGGCGGCAAACGCCCGCATCTTTCGCCGCTCGACTATCGAGATCGCGTGCAGCTCGATGCGATTCGCGCGGAAGCGGACCGCTTGAACCTCGAAATTGCCACGATCGCCGGCTATACCGACTTCACGGCCGGCCGTTCGACCCCTGACATCCCCCACGTGGAAATGCAGGTCGCGTATGTCGGCGAACTTGCCCGCGTGGCTGCGGCGCTGGGGGCGAAGATCGTGCGCGTCTTCAGTGGTTACTCGCCCAACGCGGAATCGTTCCAAGCTGATTGGCGCAAGTGCATCGAGGGGCTGCGCGAAGCGGCCGACCGCGCGGCCGAGGAAGGGGTAACGCTCGGACTGCAAAACCATCACGATGTCGGCATCACGGTTGAAGCCTACGAAGAACTGCTCGATGAAGTCGATCATCCGCATCTGAAGGCGATGTTCGATCCGTGGTCGGTGGCGCTGACCGACGGTGACCTGCGTCAGTCGGCTGAGCGACTTGCCCCGCGGATGGTGCAAACTACACTGGCCGATTACGTGCGCGTCGAACGATTCGCCTACGACCCAGCGATCATTAATTACCGGCGTCTCGAACCGCCGGCGCTGCGCGCCGTGCCGCTGGGCGAGGGTTTTTTGGATCTGCCGGTCTTCTTCGCCGGGCTGCGCGCGGGAGGATTTCAGGGCTACGTGGCCTATGAAATGTGCTCGCCCCTGCGCGGTGGCGGCAGCGAAGCAAATCTCGACGCGGCGGCACAGAAGAGCCTGGCGCATATTCGCCGCCTGATCGATGGCAGCGACGGAAACAACGCCCGCTAG
- a CDS encoding sigma-70 family RNA polymerase sigma factor, producing the protein MRTDRTTQLQRCIDRLRAGDTKAREELIVGACGRLRILAHHMLRGDRVRRWEQTDDVLQQSLVTLHRTLANIQPATVRDFLGLAALHIRRTLAQLARHYFRPNGQGANHASNGPGDTEHGQAFDTPSAEGTPAERLEQAERWNRLHAEIERLADDEREVIELLWFHDLTQVEAAEIAGVSERTVQRRWVQARLKLHAALKREIVGD; encoded by the coding sequence ATGCGTACTGACCGCACGACTCAACTTCAGCGCTGTATCGATCGCTTGCGCGCCGGCGACACTAAAGCCCGCGAGGAGCTGATCGTGGGGGCCTGCGGTCGTTTGCGAATTCTGGCGCATCACATGCTGCGTGGTGATCGGGTGCGTCGCTGGGAACAGACCGACGACGTGTTACAGCAATCGCTCGTGACATTACATCGCACGCTGGCCAACATTCAGCCCGCCACGGTGCGCGACTTTCTTGGTTTGGCGGCGTTACACATTCGTCGCACACTGGCGCAATTGGCGCGGCATTACTTCCGTCCCAACGGCCAAGGAGCGAATCACGCCAGCAACGGCCCCGGCGACACCGAACATGGACAGGCGTTCGACACGCCTTCGGCCGAGGGAACGCCCGCAGAACGCTTGGAGCAGGCCGAACGTTGGAATCGCCTGCACGCAGAAATCGAACGTCTGGCGGACGACGAGCGCGAAGTGATCGAGCTCCTCTGGTTCCATGATCTGACGCAAGTCGAGGCCGCCGAGATCGCGGGGGTCTCGGAGCGCACGGTGCAGCGCCGCTGGGTGCAAGCACGCTTAAAACTTCATGCCGCTTTGAAACGAGAGATCGTCGGCGACTAA
- a CDS encoding cyclase family protein — protein MFDRTRIIDLSVPLAHQAASEPLPAAIRYIDHAGEGLAQMRQFFGVKPEDLVYSHGQGWAIEEITAITHTGTHVDAPYHYGATSEGKPARTIDQVPLDWCFAPGVVIDVRAIPAGAEITIAHLEQQL, from the coding sequence ATGTTCGACCGCACACGCATCATCGATCTCAGCGTGCCCCTAGCGCATCAAGCAGCCAGTGAACCGCTGCCGGCTGCGATTCGATATATCGATCACGCCGGTGAGGGGCTCGCGCAGATGCGGCAGTTCTTCGGCGTCAAGCCCGAGGATCTGGTTTACTCGCACGGCCAGGGGTGGGCGATCGAAGAGATCACCGCCATCACGCACACCGGCACGCACGTCGATGCGCCCTACCATTACGGCGCGACGAGCGAAGGCAAACCGGCGCGGACCATCGACCAGGTACCGCTCGATTGGTGCTTCGCGCCCGGCGTCGTGATCGACGTGCGGGCGATCCCGGCCGGCGCCGAGATCACGATTGCCCACCTCGAGCAGCAACTG